In Primulina huaijiensis isolate GDHJ02 chromosome 4, ASM1229523v2, whole genome shotgun sequence, the DNA window gatcttctcctacgcccatcgatatcaccgaacatctagtacttggcaattctaccaaggcttacctatcttgtgtacattgctataattcaatagacaaggAATAActgtatcaaattaaaaacaatctagtatgtgattttgggaaactcaaatcggatctaattcgagttgtgcaatcccgaatcaacattgctttatacctttcttgtcgtagtctcggtttgaacaagtcgaagtcttgaaatctcgatatccaatctgtcaataccgatatgaaaagacatatatacaatgtaccatatcaacctctaactcaaaggagtacacatacggatcaatattcaatctcggtacatttttaCGGCATAATGGTGTAATCTTCGATACCGGTAACTCAAACATCATAAGATCAATATCACCAATTTATAACAACAATCATATGCATATCACAAcctcaaaattctgcacaactcAGGCCATATAAGCTGGAAAATGAGAACAATAACATACGGTATCCTTTCTTCAATCCGTTTTCGATTATACGTTTACCGTAAACTCAAGAACACGTATTATCAACCAAACTataattcccccaacatctgaatttcaaaccatgctagaacacaataaaacttacatctttgaaagcttatgatgataggaacaagaatctacactcggattgaaaatcatgTGGTCGGATTTTGCACAATCAATTCTCGACCATGACATGAAACTTGATGGAATTTCTGAAACCCTCTCCGTTCTTTCTCCTGAAGAATGAAGGAATGAAgtacaattcatatatatatatcttgcatggtaAGGCGCAggtggcttattctttgttcaactctagcgcatatgtgcgagacgctctgtctcggcacttgacaattttagctgcgggcgcatatgcacgccctctctgtgcgcatatgcgccaacttctctggacaaacactttggctactggacacctcgcgcatatgcgcgcgttttgcgcgagaccttcgtctcggcacatcttggaaccacacagctcgcgcataccagcagcgcatatgcgcgagaccttctgtcctcgcacatattcacaactcaacagttccaatccaatctcgacgtgctctatctataatcatatcaatcaatcaaatactcatctcagattaacaggataaaatctcgggcattacatttctccccctctaaaatatgatttcgtccccgaaatctcaggcaatcaatcaaagcttgtaaaggaagcaatatactcaaaagctaaataaacacttacgtcatgaaaataactggatatttctgtctcctctctgattctgtctcccaggtcgcttcttcagtgccatgacgactttattggactttcaccagcggaatagtcttcgttctgagttgtttgtctttccaatcaaaaatctgaattggctgttaAATATATCTCAAAGTGTCGTCAAGCTCGGCTtcatcaggctgaatgacatgagaagcatcaggcatatatttacgcagcatcgatacatggaagacatcatgtatcccagatagagaaggaggaagagcaagtcgatatgcacgatcgccaatcttctcaagaatttcgtacggaccgatgtatctaggagacaacttaccgtgtttgccaaatctgacaacacctctgaaaggtgagatcttcaggaatactctgtctccctgttcaaacactaacggtcgacaacgtacattcgcatacttggcttgtctatcctgagctgtcttcattcttttctggatcagtcttactttatcagtcatctctcggatcatatcaagcccaagctctggtacttctgagatgtcatcccaatacagcggagatctgcacttctttccatataaagcctcaaatggtgccatctcgatgctcgtctgataactgttgttgtacgagaattcacaaagagggagtgaatcttgccaactagtgccaaaatctagcactacagcccttagcatatcctctaaggtctggatagtccgctctgactgtccatctgtctggggatggtaagcagtactcaggtgcaatgtcgtacctaaagcctacTGCAAACtatgccaaaagtgtgaagtgaattgtggatcacgatctgatacgatcgactttggcacaccatgcaatctgactatctctctgacatatatctctgccatctgattgttagagtagatgccctgcaagccaactgttggctagggactttattgactcagttgtaattaacaatctttattttaatataattcattatttcatggtttgttatttctttatctgtatacccatgttatcaaacatagataaagaccttgattatactttaatacaaatgaatcgtaattcgatgttgaaactcgtttgtaaacactgtatgatctaaattcgttcctagtcgattcagccacctaaaacagggataaaggtcgcttgagctcgagactagcatctgtgatgttgtgtactgcgtttcttggtaagggcatagagatgtccaaacatgcagatgggtagtcatatgatgattataccgaacaaccctccctcggactttccaagtggttatcattcatcgagaggataagtctgtggttatgattgtacaccattagtccttacgacccgggacaacactgaggctctaaatgctagggctgtgctttgactcgtttactggctcgAGGAGAGTCATTAGGTGGCGATGTTGGGTACaattgcgaaacatataggagccagtgcattgtagtcggggattcaccgctcacctgcgggtgtggatatcctatatgatctgatgaaattatagtgcatggaatctctggccagagtatgagatgtacgttagagaaggagttctcgaacggtacatgcgatgccactatttacagttgtcacatagttatcgaattaatatgcaaccctcgatgaaccaatagttgcagattcgatcgggatatatgagatgaaaggaccgtaatgtacgttaatcataatcgacttgttcttgcaggcactatcagtgatacctgggggatcatggggcgatgctactagatgctcttaccagaatccgatgggtgcaatcagaaatgagttctaacattcgtgatcaaagtgttgatgaaaagaatggggctaactagggtaagcctgaataaaggattatgtccagAATCACAAAAAGTTTTGAACCCACGGCTAgatgtatccctgaaccattgagggtcacacaagcactggatcgtttgttcccgttgagagaataaattcaagaagttgaatttatattatatagtaaattcaagagttgaatttatgataattaaattttgagagaataaattcaaggagttgaatatataaaatttgagaatttaatttattaaactcaaatgttgggtttattaaatattaaattttggaggtgatgaaaattcaagtagttgaatttataatttaaacaataaattcaaatgttgtatttataatgtatttaatttattaagctcaaaagttgagttgattaattaataaattaaatatggtgggtaatatgtttaatgggcttgtaagagtacaagtccaacataataattaattaaagtttaatggaccttgattaaattaattaaattagttggactagcccaattaattaaatcaagcccattaatgttaattatgtaattaggctatgacttaattataaataggggTTGCAAGTCATAACCCTAGCCTACTACAATCATTTTTTTCGTAAAACCTCTCctccaaagaaagaaaaatcggccaccttcTTTTGAGAAAGGTTTTTCAGCCGTCTCTCAAATAATCTTCTCCTACGTTAAATCTCTTCTaatatttctagtgcaatttggaagaggatcAAACAATTCAGTCATGGACCTGATTAGACGAAACGAAAAGAGtctcttgaagaaagttcgtagggattcatcaagagctaatctgtttataccggattagttggagccaagtgaattaattcacaaaggtataaattttcaaacatcctatgtatgttatgaaaaccatacgaacgccctatcatatatattttgattgtcaaaataaaataaaattttaaaacttccgctgcgtttgggcgtgtagaaaaccgagatccaacattgATCATATCGATtcgtcattctgtatggaataaaacatgttGATTttgtcaatctgtctatcacaacccaaatcgcatcatcaccccgggatgatcgtggtaacttcgaaACAAAGTCcctggaaatgtgatcccatttccattcaagaaTAGATAAAATCTGAAGTAAACCTCcaggcttctttctctcggccttcacctgttggcaattcaaacatttagatacaaattctgcaatatctgATTTATTAATCTTAATTGTAACACCcttatccatttaaaataaataaataaataaactctaTAATGCGGAAGCTTTAAAATATAGACTTGGAGGAAAGTATGAGcttcaaaaaaattttggcagagtttgcccGTAAAAAGGACTTGCCACCTGtctcaagcaaaatatttcaaataatgtcaATAAGACCACATTCCATAAAACAATCAAAATACTTATATTAATAACCAAAAGTAGCAAATGACATTATCAAAAATCATTACAAATCAAGTTTGAACTTCAAAATAACTTTTccatttttaatacaaaatatacttcattatcatttcctccaagattggcactagttcttcttcttttgtcTTGACACTCCGTCGTATCTATTCTTTGTTACCTGCATCTGCATCTCATgaacataactgaaatgagctataaaaactcagcaagtagacctttaaataacaagtacatataccatagtgtaaagaaggaatccatatcatttcttaaccacAATACGCCATCagtcaataaaattcataaataacaattataagatggcATCTATAGAACAATTCATTCCTTTTCATTTGTATGGCATTGATAGGTCATCCGTTGATGGTATACATGTACGTctcagtcaaaatcagtcacagtacatgtcattatgttgatcaacttccgtCAAGTGGGTTGAGAATGACCATAGGTAACACCACAATACCATATAAccatcaagccataaaaacattcattgaaacaCTTTATCAAACACGTGGTGTGCGTGCTAAAACCTTAGCTCCTTTACTTTGCCATTGGtatcaattccatttctttccaatatatcaatacatacaatatacataatcaattaattaaaggagctaaaatcaataaaaacttCATTTATCATATACATAGATCATGAGATGCATTCAAATGAAAAGTCAACTTACAACCCAATACACAAGTGCTTGCTAAGTTCTTGAGGGATTCCTAcaacacaataataataataataccatcaatcattaaattAACAATCTTACCTCAACATTCAAACCAAATAACCCAATATTCTCctttcaatcactaacccaaggaaacaagctttcttaccttgctcctaaactcttgaggagaagaacttctaatctccaagcaaagattaaggtttcaaacaaagattaatttcttggaagaagttggattgaagagaaatgaggaaccctagcttccaaaccgtgagagaagagaagaagaagagagaaaCATGAGTAAAAATGAATCcccattcgattttatgcctctcaaacttcaaaacacgttttttaacTTGCTGGGCTCTCGGGCGGACACATATTACCGCCCTAGCGTCGACTTCTCGGCCAAAAAACCAAATTTTCAGAGTgaggcgcgctcgggcggtcaaaaattactgctcgggcgccgctctgcgcacagccacatcaaagattgctccagaaATGCCTCTTCCCTTaagaattaggaaaagtggtaaacatgaaagttgtagccctatgtcttggcttgcgtCTTCAATTAGCCTAATGTAATTTTAAGGtggagtaaaaagttatgctcaatctcccaacatgtgtcagtacaAGAACGACGTTGCACGACAacattcgggccacttttggcatgtcttccctaatgatttgaacaaaactcaaaacatgaaagttatagccttatatatTATCTTTCTAATtgaagtggcctcacatcatttggatcacaatacaaaacattatgctaaaaaccacaactactgccacagtttcaCATCCTTTcaacacttccattacctatttaactcaaattcaaccttctattctacccatccattatctattccattctataacctTCATTACCATTCTTATCATaatgtaaagccataaaccatcaccataaaataccgaaattcataataaatgaaatgaacgaTCGATTATTACAATTCTCCTCCCCTTAtaaaaaatttcgtccccgaaatttacCTCACGACGTAAACAAGTCAGGATAACGTTGCTTCATCTCTTCCTCGGGTTCCCATGTCGCTTCTTCGATGACATGATTACTCCATAACACCTTTACGATcgcaatctctttgtttctaAGCACTTTAACCTTTCAATCCAGTATTTGTACCGGTCGCTCACGATAACTCAAATTTGGCATTAAGTCTAGTGGTTCGTGACGAAGCAAATGAGTTGGATTCGATACATATTTACGAAGCATTGAGACATGAAATACATTATGCACCCTATCAAAATCCGGAGGCAAAGCCACTCGATAAGATCGCTAGCCaattctgtcaagaatctcaaaagGTCCAATAAAACgaggactcaactttcccttctttccaaatctcataactcCCTCGAGAGGAGCTATCTTAACATACACATGATCACCTATCTCGAAAGTCAAAGGCCTTCTTCGAACAtctgcatagcttttctgtcgagaCTGAGCCGTTTTCATTCATTCTCGAATCAATGCTACAACATCAACCATTTGTTGAACCAACTCTGGTCCTAGCATCTTCCTTtcacctacttcatcccaaaacAAAGGTGATCGACACCTTCtcccatacaaagcttcataaggtgccatgccaatcgaggactgatagctgttattatatgtGAATTCTACAAGAGGCAACTTAAAATCCCAACTTCCAGGAAAATCAATAATACATGCCCTTAACATGTCCTCaagaatctgaataactcgttctgattgtccgtcactctgaggatgataagctgTGCTGAAGGCCAACTTTGTACCCAAATctctatgcaaactcttccaaaattcagatgtaaatctgggatcacgatcagaaatGATGGATACtggtatcccatgaagtctaacaatctcttgAACATAAGCCTCAGCATAATGATTCATCGAATAAGTTGTCTTGACAtgaagaaaatgtgatgacttggtTAAACGATCAACAATGACCCAAATTGAATTATAACCTTTGTGCGTCCTTGGAagtccaacaacaaaatccattgtgatgtgttcccatttccattgaggtaTCGGCAATGACTGCAAAAAACCTGCAGGTCTTTGGCGCTCAAacttaacctgctgacatgtTAGGCATTCAGAAATATACAACGcaatatccttcttcatacctGACCACCAAAAGAGTTGACGCagatcttgatacatcttgTTACTACCTGGGTGTATCGAATATGGTGCGGTACGCGCCTCAATCAAAACATCTCGTCGAATATTATCGCCGATAGGAACACAAATTCGACCTCTGAAGGTCATCAACCCATCACTGTTTAAACCAAACTCAGAATTTCCTTTCAGCTCAGCCTTAGATTTCATTTCAAGCAATTGATTATCATTCAGTTGTCCATCTTTAATCCTGTCATTCACAGTAGGTCGAATCACCAAAGCTGAAAGTCGAGCTATCGTACCTTTCTCGACCAAAGCGATGTTGTAACCCTCTGAcacgatttcataaaataacagcggaatttaaaatttttcttgaaggaaagaaggtttaaaaatacatttccatatataatcaaaaaatacacatgatcaatcaaatgatacaacaaaatacaaaatatcattttgtatgatcatgtccaaaatactatcaaaataatctttccttcctccatttctatatgcatatgactccggcctcaatcaacgtcccggctcgtcgctcttatctgcatcacatgaaataactgaaatgagtataaaactcagcaagtggaactcttacatagcaatgtacatatcacactctgaaaacatggctttgaaaacattaaataccatcaactctgaaacatgaatatcatagaatgaataacaataacgatggtatttctcttttctctgttggattgatatctatatagtaactctgtctctgtacctatatcccatcgatatacatcgataactctgagggatataagcctatggtcgttgatcaactaattgcatgcaatctctgactatgtatctatcaatccaataaaacatttgaattctctctttggcattaaaacaaacactttgaagactctattttcttttgtattccctttaacataattgagacataagaatgtctctaatatacaacaaggtgtattaatacatagcatgaatcaaatggaagggaataacactttaaaaccattgaaacacaatacatatattatcatgtgagcacaaggaaatgaattccacttacaacacttggaaccttgaatctatacccttggtacacaacctacaacaataaaccataatttgcaccatcaataacccaataatcacaaactcataccattaaatccataaaaccaacaccatcaacaaacccatgatttctcccaacaccaaaaccaagaataaactataccacaagcttaccttagctcctttaacccacaagaaccttgatcacacttcaaaactcccacaagtagcttgaatcaaagaaaggaaatgaaaccctaacctccccttgagagaaagaaccgagaaaatgggagaagaaatgagaaaaatgaaccaactcttgcattatatcacttaaaatctcgaaacacgcttctactgttcatgcaccgcgggtgcgctacctacctcaccgcgggtgcggtgtgccttcggcacctcaaccaaatttctgaaatcgacgaccgcgggtgcggtacctatcccaccgcgggcGCGATGTttcttcggcaattccacaaattctgcaataaagaccgcgggtgcgctgcacaaatcaccgcgggtgcggtctgttctcggccaaaacaactctatgcaactgaaatcgaatcgcaacgctgatacaacacaactacccatcaactaatatcaacaataccacaaaacaataataaccaacaatactatgacccataatcacaactcttaatatctaaatcaaacttaatcttaaccaaataatccataaacatacgaaatcttaaaccgtaccgttcaccaggcttggatattacagatCTCATTCCTTTGTAAGTCCAACAATAAAGGTTTTTGAATCTTAGAACTCAACACAACTCCTAACTCTCAAAGCGTCTGCAACTACATTCGCCTTCCCacggtggtaactaatagtgcaatcataatctttaacaagttccaaccatctcctctgacgcatgttcaatTCCTTCTGAGTAAACAGATATTTAAGGCTTTTATGATCTAAGAAAATATCACACTTCActacatataaataatgtcgccagatcttcaaagcgaaaaccacagctgccaactcaagatcgtgagtcggataattcttttcataatCCTTCAGCTGATGGgaagcataagcaattaccttaCCACGCTGCATCAATACAGAACCAAATCCTTTCTTAAAAGCATCAGTGAACACTACAAAGTCTGCAACTCCTTCAGGAAGTGACAACACTGGAGCCGATTTCAATTTATCcttcaactcctgaaaactTTGTTGACACTCATTTGTCCATTCAAATCTAACTGTCTTTCTTGTCAATGTGGTTAATGGCAGGGCTATCTTTGAGAAATCAGCGATGAAACGACGATAGTAACCTGCtaaacaaagaaaaattcgTACCTCTGCAACTGTCGTAGGAATAAGCCATTTCCTCACTGCTTCTATCTTTGTTGGATCCACTGTAATTCCATCTTTAGAAACAATATGGCCTAGGAAAGTCACTTggtccaaccagaactcacgcTTCTTTAACTTGGCATATAATTGGCTGTCCCTCAATTGCTGCAACACAGTTCACAAATGTTCTCGATGAAGTTCTCGAGTCTTCGAATAaaccagaatatcatcaataaatacaatGACAAAACTGTCCAAATAAGGCTTGAAGACTcgattcataagatccataaaAACTGACGGCGCATTAGTTAATCCAAAAGACATTAccagaaattcataatgaccatacctAGTTCGAAACGCAGTCTTAGGTATGTCAtcttctttcactttcaattggTGATATCccgatcgcagatcaatcttggaaaatACCGTTGtcccttgtaattgatcaaagagatcatcaattcGTGGCAAAGGGTACCTGTTCTTAATTgtaactttgttgatctctctgtagTCAATACACAAACGTAGtgacccatctttctttttcacaaacacTACTGGTGCCCCCCATGGTGAAGAACTCGGTCtaataaaacccttatctaacagtTCTTGCAATTGgttctttaattctttcatttcagtcggTGCCATTTGATAAGGGGCTTTAGAAATAGGAGCAGTACCAGGTACaacatgtggggacccgggctctaattCAATTCGTttgaggatttgtttgatctttgctagaaaatgtgggtcaaaattttgcttttaacattaaatcaaatgtataaatgaagcatgaaactattctttattcgattaaacaaacataatgtacatacaactctgttttagtacaatcatataccagtgttcagaaaatccagtacacgtctagtacaaaacaactagtaatctgcgatgcccgaaatcaccacaatatcttgatctctcatcttgctcgagaccctgatcctgccccacctgttgttatgtacacatacagacacaacaacagtcggaaactccggtgagaataaatctcagtataaaacatggtagacatgcatgtcatgccattaaatacaaaatcataatacatgaatcagtaatcatgacacattagtgaatacagataaaacaatacgactcttattctttgactcgactcatatctaagtctagggatcccggtgtcaataagacgtaacaagtctcccacctactctcccaatcggggtggcggtacgtcttattcctagacttcggtcatatctgtatcgaatgtctacaatcgaagatgatctgctcctatgcgtcgatacaccgaacgtctagtttgacaatctgtcaatgacttctatctcaaatgcttgaatataaatctataaacaagacataatcatactcaaacataaataagaatctagtatgtgattttgcgAAACTCGTATCccgtctgaatcgagtcatgtcttcccgtgttcacatgaattatacctttcgtgtcgtaggaattgatcaagatattgaagtcgaagatcaaatctgtcaatcaaatctgaaataacaatatatagaagtagtttatcaatatataactcacatCAAGTCTTGAACAAGTCAATAATCATTCTCTGTAtaattcgacagcataactgcgtagttctcaataccgataacatcaactcaacataatcaatcacaatcaactcataatcccttcaaaaaacaaatatatactcTGAAATCTGTATAATTTCCCCATACTACATGCTGGAACATCGAACCCATCTCATGCAGTATCCGAAAATCGATCCGATTGCAATTATACTATGCTCAACATATCAAGAATACATAATAACCACCATATCCGATTTTCCCCAACACTtaacttcaaaccatgctgaaatgaaaagaaacttacatcttcTTGTAGCCAATGATGCAAGGATCAATAATCTCTACTTGGATTAGAATTTGGATAACTAGCTCTTGAGAAATCTTACTTCAAAGCATTGAAGAAACTTGAAGATGCTAAGGGGTTTTCTCGGTGGTCTGAAATGCCAGCAAAATGAAGGTTACacagatatatatatcttgcatgttgaataACACATGGCCATTTCTTTGTGTAACAcgcacgaccgcgggtgcggtggctcagggaccgcgggtgcgctcatgcTTCGGCCCAAATTTCACAACCTACTGTCCatctaccgcgggtgcggtgcactGCTcagcgcgggtgcggtgtggctTCTGTAATTTTTCACCATTTCAGCGGCAATACCAGCGCGGGTGCGCTCTCTCCTGGACCGCAGGTGCACTGTCTTGGCTGTTTCACCACCATCGTTTGCAATCCAATTCAAATCGCAACTTCATTTCTGCTGTCGTCAATATTTGCATCAATTCATGCATTCTCATATCTTCGAGTATCATGTCAATGAATACGAATAAATCTCAAGCCTTACACAACATCAATGACAAACTCAACTTTTCTATCGGGTGCCAACCCCGGCACATCATCGGTAAAGACATCCAAATATTCTCGAACAATTTCAATATCATTCACATCCACATTATATTCCTTACTCACATCCATGACTGACGCCAGAAATCCCTGACACCCCTTAACCAACATCTTATTCACCTTCaaacaagaaataaaagaagtgtCAAGCGAAATACCTGAACGCTTGAAGACCCtgatatcaccttcttctttcggAAATCGCACCGTCATTTCAACACAATCTATTACTGCACGATAcgatgatagccaatccatacccaaaatCACATCAAACTCTATCATAGGAataccaatcaaatcagcaaATAATGTTTCCTCGTTCACTTGAATaggacaagctctaaccacatTTGTTGGACAAATCACATCACCCGAAGGAAGCATAATATTATACAGGAGATGTTCACATAAAGGTGCAATATACAACGATCTCATGAAAATTTCAGACATAAAGGAATGCGTAGCTCCAGTATCAATTAAAGTAAGAGCTACTTTTcctgaaattataatattacctGA includes these proteins:
- the LOC140974912 gene encoding uncharacterized protein; this encodes MQQATPGECFVGTNKCYRCGGAGNIAINCTQSSGRGRVQGRIFSLTKEGVNPDTSVISGNIIISGKVALTLIDTGATHSFMSEIFMRSLYIAPLCEHLLYNIMLPSGDVICPTNVVRACPIQVNEETLFADLIGIPMIEFDVILGMDWLSSYRAVIDCVEMTVRFPKEEGDIRVFKRSGISLDTSFISCLKVNKMLVKGCQGFLASVMDVSKEYNVDVNDIEIVREYLDVFTDDVPGLAPDRKVEFVIDVV